The Populus alba chromosome 6, ASM523922v2, whole genome shotgun sequence genome contains a region encoding:
- the LOC118048020 gene encoding uncharacterized protein → MKKKLKTYFPRTNLLFILLHFKIITQTLLCCLILKKQVQGRKQTEMEAWVPLFNIFLNSPTPDTEASLWLQQSSSSSSVPITTTSFLSLLAKPIINNSYTNSLCDRRVMFLQTLPFLVQSRILSFLGFEHQRFCKRDLSKLARTLLTDTEGIDFWVKRAARNLLDKVSDSNYQWISGLSLDSGEERVDEEFGSIPDCLKDAASSANELFLPWLPLSHDTLNSRELFAGYESQEDFLSQVGEGSGDNSKDVAEEMEIDLVMVAPLDEEIQNMAASLKERIMTFESSSLTVELANEIRRLSFERDADPFVILGMLEPWKADDETASILVFHLSNGREEEEEIAWPSKVLCSIMLPKMLVLEEPASRVLVISMVEYCKLHQRAAECALLLPLIMKKSGINNHMCDVITRIVKESLHPAHVSAFCRKLLCGEEVEKRSIILPCHQCLLSSQLVWTESLFNLFQNILNHNVQLTQDSVDQLVLLIREVAPSFSKSLKFGNFLLCFITRCSLLLKSRKLLLVEAVAKTNTLVTKSILSKLASF, encoded by the exons atgaaaaaaaagctaaaaacctATTTCCCGCGCACAAACCTCTTATTTATTCTTCttcacttcaaaataataaCACAGACTTTACTTTGctgcttaattttaaaaaaacaagtccaAGGAAGGAAGCAGACAGAAATGGAGGCATGGGTTCCTCTCTTTAACATATTCCTTAACTCCCCAACACCAGACACGGAAGCATCCCTCTGGTTACAAcaatcttcttcatcatcatcagttCCAATCACCACaacctcttttctctctttactCGCCAAACCCATTATAAACAACTCATACACAAACAG CTTGTGTGACAGGAGGGTCATGTTTCTACAAACACTGCCTTTTCTTGTCCAGTCCAGAATTTTGTCCTTTCTTGGTTTTGAGCATCAAAGGTTTTGCAAGCGGGACTTATCTAAGCTGGCCAGGACTTTGTTGACAGATACCGAGGGGATTGATTTCTGGGTTAAGAGGGCTGCCCGCAATCTGCTTGATAAAGTGTCTGACTCAAATTACCAATGGATTTCTGGTTTAAGCTTAGACTCTGGAGAAGAGAGAGTTGATGAGGAGTTTGGTTCAATCCCAGATTGCCTTAAAGATGCTGCTTCAAGTGCAAATGAACTGTTTCTACCTTGGTTGCCTCTCTCGCATGATACATTGAACTCCAGAGAATTGTTTGCTGGTTATGAAAGCCAAGAAGATTTCTTGAGTCAAGTTGGAGAGGGTTCTGGTGATAATTCGAAAGATGTTGCGGAGGAAATGGAGATTGATTTGGTCATGGTTGCTCCTTTAGATGAGGAAATTCAAAACATGGCAGCAAGTTTGAAAGAGAGGATTATGACTTTTGAGTCTAGTTCTTTAACTGTTGAGTTAGCAAATGAAATTCGCAGACTTAGTTTTGAGAGAGACGCAGATCCTTTTGTGATTTTGGGTATGCTTGAACCTTGGAAAGCTGATGATGAGACTGCCTCAATTCTGGTTTTTCATCTCTCAaatggaagagaagaagaagaagagatcgCTTGGCCTAGCAAGGTTTTGTGTTCAATTATGCTTCCAAAGATGTTGGTGCTTGAAGAGCCAGCATCTCGTGTACTGGTGATTTCAATGGTAGAGTACTGCAAGCTTCACCAGAGAGCTGCTGAATGTGCACTATTGCTTCCGCTGATAATGAAAAAGAGTGGCATCAACAACCACATGTGTGATGTGATCACCCGGATCGTCAAGGAATCCTTGCACCCAGCTCATGTTTCAGCTTTTTGCCGGAAGCTGCTTTGTGGAGAAGAAGTTGAGAAACGATCAATCATTCTTCCTTGCCACCAATGCCTTTTATCCAGTCAACTGGTTTGGACGGAATCATTGTTTAATCTGTTTCAAAATATCTTAAATCATAACGTTCAGCTAACTCAGGATTCAGTTGATCAACTTGTATTGCTTATTAGGGAGGTGGCCCCAAGTTTCTCCAAATCTCTGAAATTCGGGAATTTTCTGTTGTGTTTCATCACCAGATGTTCTTTGTTATTGAAGTCTCGTAAACTTTTATTGGTTGAAGCAGTTGCGAAGACCAATACTCTTGTCACTAAATCCATATTATCAAAATTGGCTAGCTTCTAG
- the LOC118048022 gene encoding 1-aminocyclopropane-1-carboxylate oxidase 1 — protein sequence MEIPVIDLSQLEGENRSKTMALLHQACEKWGFFQVENHGLEKKLMDKVKQLVNAHYEENLKESFYESEIAKGLMNKCDVDWESSFFIWHRPTSNINEIHNLSENLCQIMDEYIAQLIQLAEKLSQLMSENLGLDKDYIKETFSGARGPSVGTKVAKYPECPRPELVRGLREHTDAGGIILLLQDEHVPGLEFSNDGGWIKIPPSKNNTIFVNTGDQVEVLSNGRYKSTLHRVMAGKDGSRLSIATFYNPAGDAIISPAPKLSYPHNYTFQDYLKLYGTTKFSDKGPRFEAMKKIANEHSSHGV from the exons atggagatTCCCGTGATAGATTTGAGCCAACTCGAGGGCGAGAACAGAAGCAAAACCATGGCTCTTCTGCACCAAGCTTGTGAGAAATGGGGCTTCTTTCAG GTTGAGAACCATGGACTCGAGAAGAAGCTGATGGACAAGGTAAAGCAATTGGTGAATGCACACTACGaggaaaacttgaaagaaagcTTTTACGAGTCAGAGATAGCTAAAGGCTTGATGAATAAATGTGATGTAGACTGGGAAAGCAGTTTCTTTATTTGGCATCGCCCAACATCCAACATCAATGAAATCCACAACCTCTCGGAGAATCTTTG CCAAATAATGGATGAGTACATCGCCCAACTGATTCAGTTAGCAGAGAAGCTTTCTCAACTCATGTCTGAGAATCTTGGACTGGACAAGGATTACATAAAGGAAACGTTTTCAGGAGCTAGAGGTCCTTCTGTGGGAACAAAGGTGGCAAAATACCCTGAATGTCCTCGGCCAGAGCTTGTGAGAGGACTCCGAGAGCACACCGATGCCGGCGGAATCATACTCTTGCTCCAAGATGAACATGTCCCAGGTCTTGAATTCTCAAACGATGGAGGATGGATAAAGATCCCCCCATCCAAGAACAATACTATATTTGTCAACACAGGTGATCAAGTGGAAGTGTTGAGTAATGGAAGGTACAAAAGTACTCTGCACCGTGTCATGGCTGGCAAGGATGGAAGCAGACTCTCCATTGCCACATTCTACAACCCAGCTGGTGATGCCATTATCTCTCCAGCTCCCAAACTCTCATACCCCCATAATTATACATTTCAAGATTACTTGAAGCTTTATGGCACCACAAAGTTCTCAGATAAGGGTCCCAGATTTGAAGCCATGAAGAAAATAGCCAATGAACACAGCAGTCATGGTGTCTGA